In Oryza brachyantha chromosome 1, ObraRS2, whole genome shotgun sequence, the following are encoded in one genomic region:
- the LOC102716646 gene encoding LOW QUALITY PROTEIN: polygalacturonase-like (The sequence of the model RefSeq protein was modified relative to this genomic sequence to represent the inferred CDS: substituted 3 bases at 3 genomic stop codons), producing the protein MDEPKQSPDPNTCRLRSTAQLSSTDPITDXXXSGVPVHMAPCIVSCVVLMLLCCMRLSAAAVYNVGSFGARPDGRTDASEALAAAWSVACRSTEPATVLVPNGQFLVSHAAFAGPCSGRMTVQIDGTLVAPSGYTGGGSSGGEGEWIVFDHVDGLTVSGGTLDGSGESLWACKAAGHDGCPDGATSMKVLNSRDVMISGVKSVNSELYHVVIDGCEGVTVQDSRIVAPESSPNTDGIHVQSSSAVTITGASIQTGDDCISVGPGTSNLRVEHVSCGPGHGISIGSLGKESEERGVENVTVSGATFVGTENGLRIKTWGRAARSSAYVRGVVFEHALMRDVSNPIIIDQNYCPNDGGHGCPHQSSDVQISGVTYTDIQGSSASQVAVKFDCSASKPCSGLGLQDIKLTFDGGKPTEATCQHADGTASGVLVPPSCL; encoded by the exons ATGGACGAACCCAAGCAATCTCCTGACCCAAACACTTGCCGACTTCGCAGCACCGCTCAG CTATCAAGCACCGATCCGATAACTGATTAGTGATAAAGTGGTGTTCCAGTACACATGGCTCCGTGCATCGTCTCTTGCGTTGTCTTGATGCTCTTATGCTGCATGCGTCTGTCAGCAGCAGCGGTGTATAACGTTGGGAGTTTCGGGGCGAGACCTGACGGCCGGACGGATGCGTCCGAGGCATTGGCGGCCGCCTGGTCCGTCGCATGCCGGTCGACGGAGCCGGCGACGGTGCTCGTGCCAAATGGCCAGTTCTTGGTCAGCCACGCGGCCTTTGCTGGCCCGTGTTCCGGCAGGATGACGGTCCAGATCGATGGCACGCTGGTCGCACCGTCCGGTTACACCGGCGGTGGCAGCTCGGGTGGGGAGGGGGAGTGgattgtgttcgaccacgtcGACGGCCTGACCGTGTCCGGCGGCACCctcgacggcagcggcgagtCGCTTTGGGCGTGCAAGGCGGCCGGCCACGACGGCTGCCCGGACGGGGCAACC TCGATGAAGGTGCTCAACTCGAGGGACGTGATGATCAGCGGGGTCAAGTCGGTGAACAGCGAGCTGTACCACGTCGTGATCGACGGGTGCGAGGGCGTGACCGTGCAGGACTCCAGGATCGTGGCGCCGGAGAGCAGCCCCAACACGGACGGCATCCACGTgcagtcgtcgtcggcggTCACCATCACCGGCGCCAGCATCCAGACCGGCGACGACTGCATCTCCGTCGGCCCCGGCACCTCCAACCTTCGCGTCGAGCATGTCAGCTGCGGCCCCGGCCACGGCATAAG CATCGGGAGCCTGGGGAAGGAGAGCGAGGAGAGGGGCGTGGAGAACGTGACGGTGAGCGGCGCGACGTTCGTCGGCACGGAGAACGGGCTGCGGATCAAGACGtgggggcgggcggcgcgctCCAGCGCGTACGTGCGCGGCGTCGTCTTCGAGCACGCGCTCATGCGCGACGTGAGCAACCCCATCATCATCGACCAGAACTACTGCCCCAACGACGGCGGCCATGGCTGCCCCCATCAG AGCTCCGACGTGCAGATCAGCGGGGTGACGTACACCGACATCCAGGGGTCGTCGGCGTCGCAGGTGGCCGTCAAGTTCGACTGCAGCGCGAGCAAACCCTGCAGCGGACTCGGCCTGCAGGACATCAAGCTCACGTTCGACGGCGGCAAGCCAACCGAGGCGACTTGCCAGCACGCCGACGGCACGGCCTCCGGCGTCCTCGTGCCTCCCAGTTGCTTGTAA
- the LOC102717207 gene encoding uncharacterized protein LOC102717207, producing the protein MKVLRLLAARRFRRRAVSTITATAPATPCGGYGEDEGPFFDLDLSCCSASAPVSSAESGSESEDYSSCAGEFDDFVISLQRSRSASPSYERVFYVRGGGWSAAAASVAPAHLKFCASEPSDAASRFGYGRRGRLRTLSFGSAKAAFYGGRASFSRSSNSSRSARLFATFSYGSPDQEEASKRTPSRDVIRRYLSKISRHLRRVAPGASATAADLRLRKSRSASAAQTAAASQSPPSRRDDSLLEQQDGIASAIAHCKESLHRASVSECDLSLPRSRSDPGS; encoded by the exons ATGAAGGTCCTACGGCTcctcgcggcgcggcggttccggcgacgcgcggtgtcCACGatcacggcgacggcgcctgCCACGCCGTGCGGCGGGTACGGGGAGGACGAGGGCCCGTTCTTTGACCTCGACCTGTCGTGCTGCTCGGCCTCGGCCCCCGTGTCTAGCGCCGAGTCGGGGTCTGAGTCGGAGGACTACTCGTCGTGCGCCGGCGAGTTCGACGACTTCGTCATCTCGCTGCAGCGGAGCCGCTCCGCGTCCCCGTCCTACGAGCGGGTGTTCTACGTGCGCGGCGGAgggtggtcggcggcggcggcgtcagtGGCCCCCGCGCACCTCAAGTTCTGCGCGTCCGAGCCGAGCGACGCCGCCTCGCGGTTCGGCTACGGCAGGCGCGGGAGGCTGCGCACGCTCAGCTTCGGGTCCGCCAAGGCCGCGTTCTACGGCGGCCGCGCCAGCTTCTCCAGGAGCTCAAACAGCTCGCGTTCGGCCAGGCTATTCGCCACGTTCAGCTACGGGTCGCCGGACCAGGAGGAGGCCAGCAAGAGGACACCCTCCCGCGACGTGATCAGGCGGTACCTCAGCAAGATCTCGAGGCACCTGCGCCGGGTAGCCCCcggcgcctccgccaccgcagCCGATCTCCGGCTACGAAAGAGCCGCTCGGCGTCCGCAgcgcagacggcggcggcgtcccagTCGCCGCCATCTCGGCGCGACGACTCGCTCCTCGAGCAGCAGGACGGCATCGCGAGCGCCATCGCTCACTGCAAGGAGTCTCTCCACCGTG CGTCGGTGTCAGAGTGCGACTTGTCGTTGCCGCGTTCACGGAGTGATCCAGGAAGCTAG